A window from Pseudomonas kribbensis encodes these proteins:
- the ubiH gene encoding 2-octaprenyl-6-methoxyphenyl hydroxylase, producing the protein MSRVNLAIIGGGLVGASLALALQAGAKARGWKIVLIEPFAPGDSWQPSYDARSSALSFGSRQIYQRLGVWQEISRRAEPIKQIHVSDRGRFSTARLSAMEEGVPALGYVVENAWLGHSLWQHLDKDVISWRCPAEVTRMEPLPDGYRLTLNDETTVECDLAVLADGGRSGLREQLGINVRKRPYNQSALIANITPSEAHNGMAFERFTDEGPMALLPLPENRCALVWTRLGMDAQRLAELSDRDFLSELQGVFGYRLGTLKQVGARHLYPLSLVEAEEQVRSHLAVLGNAAHSLHPIAGQGFNLSLRDADALAAALLASDKPLGDFATLQAYRERQRLDQDLTVGFSDQVTRLFGSTQPLVSLGRNIGLLGLDLLPPAKRWFARQAMGLGTRPDA; encoded by the coding sequence ATGAGTCGGGTCAATCTGGCAATCATCGGTGGCGGTCTGGTCGGCGCCAGTCTGGCGTTGGCGTTGCAGGCCGGGGCCAAGGCCCGGGGCTGGAAGATCGTGCTGATCGAACCGTTCGCTCCCGGCGACAGCTGGCAGCCGAGCTACGACGCACGTTCATCGGCGCTGTCCTTTGGCTCGCGGCAGATCTATCAACGGCTGGGCGTATGGCAGGAAATCTCCCGCCGCGCCGAGCCGATCAAGCAGATTCACGTGTCCGACCGTGGACGTTTTTCCACCGCCCGACTGTCGGCGATGGAAGAGGGCGTCCCGGCGCTCGGCTATGTCGTGGAAAACGCCTGGCTCGGTCATAGCCTGTGGCAACACCTCGACAAAGACGTGATCAGTTGGCGCTGCCCGGCGGAAGTCACGCGCATGGAGCCGCTGCCGGACGGCTATCGCCTGACCCTCAACGACGAAACCACGGTCGAGTGCGATCTGGCGGTGCTCGCCGATGGCGGCCGTTCCGGTCTGCGTGAACAACTGGGCATCAACGTGCGCAAGCGCCCGTACAACCAGAGCGCGCTGATCGCCAACATCACCCCGAGTGAAGCGCACAACGGCATGGCCTTCGAGCGCTTCACCGACGAAGGCCCGATGGCGCTGCTGCCGCTGCCGGAAAACCGCTGCGCGCTGGTCTGGACCCGTCTGGGCATGGACGCGCAACGTCTGGCGGAGCTGAGTGATCGTGATTTCCTCAGCGAGCTGCAAGGCGTGTTTGGTTACCGCCTCGGCACTTTGAAACAGGTCGGCGCGCGGCATCTGTACCCGCTGTCGCTGGTGGAGGCCGAAGAGCAGGTGCGTTCGCATCTGGCCGTGCTCGGCAACGCCGCCCACAGCCTGCACCCGATTGCCGGGCAGGGTTTCAACCTGTCTCTGCGCGATGCCGATGCCTTGGCCGCCGCGCTGCTGGCCAGCGACAAACCGCTGGGGGATTTCGCCACGCTGCAGGCCTATCGCGAGCGCCAGCGCCTCGATCAGGACCTCACCGTGGGCTTCTCCGATCAGGTCACGCGCCTGTTCGGCAGCACTCAGCCGCTGGTGTCGCTGGGGCGCAACATCGGCCTGCTCGGCCTCGATCTGCTGCCGCCGGCCAAACGCTGGTTCGCCCGTCAGGCCATGGGGCTGGGGACGCGGCCGGATGCGTGA
- the pepP gene encoding Xaa-Pro aminopeptidase yields the protein MIHIPKAEYARRRKALMAQMEPNSIAILPAAAVAIRNRDVEHVYRQDSDFQYLSGFPEPQAVIVLMPGREHGEYVLFCRERNAERELWDGLRAGQEGAIRDFGADDAFPITDIDDILPGLIEGRDRVYSAMGSNPEFDRHLMDWINVIRSKAHLGAQPPNEFVALDHLLHDMRLYKSAAEVKVMREAARISAQAHIRAMQASRAGLYEYSLEAELDYEFRKGGAKMPAYGSIVAAGRNSCILHYQQNDALLKDGDLVLIDAGCEIDCYASDITRTWPVNGKFSAEQKAIYELVLASQEAAFAEIAPNKHWNQAHEATVRVITAGLVQLGLLQGEVDELIASEAYKAFYMHRAGHWLGMDVHDVGEYKVGGEWRVLEVGMALTVEPGIYIAPDNQNVAKKWRGIGVRIEDDVVVTKSGCEILTGGVPKTVAEIEALMAQARTCAA from the coding sequence ATGATCCATATCCCGAAAGCGGAATACGCCCGTCGCCGCAAGGCACTCATGGCGCAGATGGAACCCAACAGCATCGCCATCCTGCCCGCCGCCGCGGTTGCCATTCGCAACCGTGATGTCGAGCACGTCTACCGCCAGGACAGCGACTTCCAGTACCTGAGCGGTTTCCCCGAGCCGCAGGCGGTCATCGTTTTGATGCCCGGTCGCGAACACGGCGAATACGTGCTGTTCTGCCGTGAACGCAATGCCGAGCGCGAACTCTGGGATGGCCTGCGCGCCGGCCAGGAAGGCGCGATTCGCGACTTTGGCGCCGACGACGCGTTCCCCATCACCGACATCGACGACATCCTGCCGGGCCTGATCGAAGGCCGTGACCGGGTGTATTCGGCCATGGGCAGCAACCCGGAATTCGACCGTCACCTGATGGACTGGATCAACGTGATCCGCTCCAAGGCGCACCTCGGCGCCCAGCCGCCGAACGAATTCGTTGCCCTGGATCACCTGCTGCACGACATGCGCCTGTATAAATCGGCGGCAGAAGTGAAGGTGATGCGCGAAGCGGCGCGAATTTCCGCCCAGGCCCATATCCGGGCAATGCAGGCCAGCCGTGCCGGCCTCTACGAATACAGCCTCGAAGCCGAGCTGGATTACGAGTTCCGCAAGGGCGGGGCGAAGATGCCGGCCTATGGTTCGATCGTCGCTGCCGGGCGCAACAGCTGCATCCTGCATTACCAGCAGAATGACGCGTTGCTCAAGGACGGTGACCTGGTGCTGATTGACGCCGGTTGCGAAATCGACTGCTACGCCAGCGACATCACTCGCACCTGGCCGGTCAACGGCAAGTTCTCGGCCGAGCAGAAAGCGATCTACGAATTGGTATTGGCCTCCCAGGAAGCCGCGTTCGCCGAAATCGCCCCGAACAAACACTGGAACCAGGCGCACGAAGCGACGGTTCGGGTGATCACCGCCGGGCTGGTGCAGCTGGGGTTGTTGCAGGGCGAAGTCGACGAGTTGATCGCCTCCGAGGCCTACAAGGCGTTTTACATGCACCGCGCCGGCCACTGGCTGGGCATGGATGTGCATGACGTCGGCGAGTACAAGGTCGGCGGCGAATGGCGAGTGCTGGAAGTCGGCATGGCGTTGACCGTGGAGCCGGGCATTTACATCGCCCCGGACAATCAGAACGTAGCGAAGAAATGGCGCGGCATTGGCGTGCGCATCGAGGACGACGTGGTAGTGACCAAGAGCGGTTGTGAAATCCTGACCGGCGGTGTGCCGAAAACCGTCGCCGAGATCGAAGCCCTGATGGCGCAAGCACGGACTTGCGCGGCATGA
- a CDS encoding YecA family protein gives MPIQNSPYQAFATLLTASGHNVSPAELHGLLLGRSCAGAGFNAEEWLIDAAELLESEPQDNVRNALIGLQEMVKGELTGDDVTVVLLLPTDDVPLADRAAALGEWCQGFLTGFGLNCRDSSMLSTEATEVLQDLAAISQVQDALEESEDGESDYMEVMEYLRVAPLLLFSETKKADVPPAAKPSLH, from the coding sequence ATGCCCATTCAGAATTCCCCGTACCAAGCCTTCGCCACCCTGCTGACTGCCAGCGGTCACAACGTCTCGCCTGCCGAACTGCATGGCCTGCTGCTCGGCCGCAGCTGCGCCGGTGCCGGCTTCAATGCCGAAGAATGGCTGATCGACGCTGCCGAGCTGCTCGAAAGCGAGCCGCAGGACAACGTTCGCAACGCGCTCATCGGCCTGCAGGAAATGGTCAAGGGCGAGCTCACCGGCGACGACGTGACCGTCGTGCTGCTGTTGCCGACCGACGACGTGCCGCTGGCCGATCGCGCCGCTGCACTGGGCGAATGGTGCCAGGGCTTCCTCACCGGTTTCGGCCTGAACTGCCGCGACAGCAGCATGCTGAGCACCGAGGCTACCGAGGTGCTGCAGGATCTGGCAGCGATCTCCCAGGTGCAAGATGCCCTGGAAGAATCCGAAGACGGCGAAAGCGACTACATGGAAGTCATGGAGTACCTGCGTGTAGCGCCGCTGCTGTTGTTCTCCGAAACCAAGAAAGCCGACGTGCCGCCAGCCGCCAAGCCGTCGCTGCACTGA
- a CDS encoding TIGR02449 family protein gives MEDTDLQALMARLELLITRVEQLKSQNALLLAQEKTWREERAHLIEKNEIARRKVESMISRLKALEQDS, from the coding sequence ATGGAAGACACCGACCTGCAAGCGCTGATGGCCAGACTCGAACTGCTGATTACTCGGGTCGAGCAACTAAAGAGTCAAAACGCACTCTTACTAGCTCAGGAAAAGACCTGGCGCGAGGAACGCGCGCACCTCATTGAAAAAAACGAAATCGCCCGGCGTAAGGTCGAGTCGATGATTTCGCGCCTCAAGGCCCTGGAGCAAGACTCATGA
- a CDS encoding cell division protein ZapA — MSSSNSVTVQILDKEYSIICPQEERSNLVSAARYLDGKMREIRSSGKVIGADRIAVMAALNITHDLLHKEERPDIQASGSTREQVRDLLDRVDLVLADDPDISKG, encoded by the coding sequence ATGAGTTCAAGCAATAGCGTTACCGTGCAGATCCTCGACAAAGAATATTCGATCATCTGTCCCCAGGAAGAACGCAGCAATCTGGTCAGTGCCGCGCGTTACCTGGACGGCAAGATGCGCGAGATCCGCAGCAGCGGCAAAGTCATCGGCGCCGACCGCATCGCCGTGATGGCCGCGTTGAACATCACCCACGATCTCTTGCACAAAGAAGAGCGCCCGGACATCCAGGCCAGCGGCTCGACCCGTGAACAGGTGCGCGACTTGCTCGATCGTGTCGATCTGGTACTCGCCGACGATCCGGACATCAGCAAGGGCTGA
- a CDS encoding 5-formyltetrahydrofolate cyclo-ligase: MTEPALLPRPQLRRLLRKARRSLTPSQQRAAAEGLYKQLAQDPQFRRAKHISLYLPTDGEIDPRLLLRAAQRRGKKTYLPVLSAWPRTKMVFQQIRPGEKLRPNRFRILEPRVNVARQRKVWALDLVLLPLVGFDDVGGRLGMGGGFYDRSLAYLARRQNWRKPTLLGLAHECQKVERLAQASWDVPLQGTVTDKAWYFAG; the protein is encoded by the coding sequence ATGACCGAACCCGCGCTGCTGCCCCGCCCCCAACTGCGCCGCCTGCTGCGCAAGGCCCGCCGCTCCCTGACGCCAAGTCAGCAACGCGCGGCCGCCGAAGGTCTGTATAAACAACTCGCGCAGGACCCGCAATTTCGCCGGGCGAAACACATTTCCCTGTACCTGCCCACCGACGGCGAGATCGACCCGCGCCTGTTGCTGCGCGCCGCCCAGCGCCGCGGCAAGAAAACCTACCTGCCGGTGTTGAGTGCCTGGCCGCGGACCAAAATGGTCTTTCAACAGATCCGCCCCGGTGAAAAGCTGCGGCCCAACCGTTTCCGTATTCTCGAGCCTCGGGTCAATGTCGCCCGTCAGCGCAAGGTCTGGGCACTGGATCTGGTGTTGTTGCCATTGGTGGGATTTGACGATGTCGGCGGACGCCTGGGGATGGGCGGCGGATTCTACGACCGCAGCCTGGCTTACCTGGCTCGCCGCCAGAACTGGCGCAAGCCGACGCTGCTGGGACTGGCCCATGAATGTCAGAAAGTCGAACGACTGGCGCAGGCCAGCTGGGATGTACCGTTGCAGGGAACGGTGACCGACAAGGCGTGGTATTTCGCAGGGTAG
- a CDS encoding EVE domain-containing protein: MAYWLMKSEPDELSIKGLEKLGKARWDGVRNYQARNFLRAMAVGDEFFFYHSSCPEPGIAGIGKIIEAAYPDPTALEPESHYFDPKATPEKNAWSAIDVAHVETFARVLKLDYLKQQTALAEMPLVQKGSRLSVMPVTAEQWAAVIALR; encoded by the coding sequence ATGGCCTACTGGCTGATGAAATCCGAGCCCGACGAACTCTCGATCAAGGGCCTGGAAAAACTCGGCAAAGCGCGCTGGGACGGGGTGCGCAACTACCAGGCGCGCAACTTCCTGCGGGCCATGGCGGTGGGGGATGAGTTCTTTTTCTATCACTCCAGCTGCCCGGAGCCGGGCATTGCCGGGATTGGCAAGATTATCGAAGCCGCGTACCCGGATCCCACCGCACTGGAACCGGAGAGCCATTACTTCGATCCGAAAGCCACGCCGGAGAAAAACGCCTGGAGCGCGATCGATGTCGCCCATGTCGAGACGTTTGCCCGGGTGTTGAAGCTGGATTATCTGAAGCAGCAGACCGCGCTGGCCGAGATGCCACTGGTGCAGAAGGGTTCGCGACTGTCGGTGATGCCGGTGACGGCCGAGCAATGGGCGGCGGTTATCGCGTTGCGTTGA
- a CDS encoding flagellar basal body-associated protein FliL: protein MKAWIMLLLALSLPVAALAEEAKEGEAPKVNYITLSPPFVGNYGLDGTPKLKVYKADVALRVTGDEATKLVKANEPLIRNQLVALFTQQTTDAMGSIEGKEKLRQEALKQTQQVMNDETGKPVVEDLLFNNLIIQ, encoded by the coding sequence GTGAAAGCGTGGATCATGTTGTTGCTGGCCCTGTCTCTGCCTGTGGCAGCGCTGGCCGAAGAAGCCAAAGAAGGCGAGGCGCCGAAGGTCAACTACATCACCCTGAGCCCGCCGTTCGTGGGCAACTACGGGCTGGACGGCACGCCGAAGCTCAAGGTCTACAAGGCCGACGTGGCGTTGCGGGTGACCGGCGACGAGGCGACCAAACTGGTCAAGGCCAACGAGCCGCTGATCCGCAATCAACTGGTGGCGCTGTTTACTCAGCAGACCACCGACGCAATGGGCAGCATCGAAGGCAAGGAAAAGCTGCGTCAGGAAGCCTTGAAGCAGACCCAGCAAGTGATGAATGACGAGACCGGCAAGCCGGTGGTTGAGGATCTGTTGTTCAACAACCTGATCATTCAGTAA
- a CDS encoding NADPH:quinone oxidoreductase family protein, with the protein MKAVLCKAFGPAESLVLEDVASPVAKKNEILLDVHAAGVNFPDTLIIEGKYQFKPPFPFSPGGEAAGVVREVGEKISHLKIGDRVMALTGWGSFAEQVAVPGYNVLPIPPSMDFNTAAAFSMTYGTSMHALKQRSNLQPGETLLVLGASGGVGLAAVEIGKAMGARVIAAASSAEKLAVAKAAGADELINYSETSLKDEIKRLTDGQGADVIYDPVGGDLFDQAIRAIAWNGRLLVVGFASGRIPELPVNLALLKGAAVLGVFWGSFAQRQPQDNAANFQQLFGWFAEGKLKPLVSQVYPLSEAAQAINDLGQRKAVGKVVVQVR; encoded by the coding sequence ATGAAAGCCGTGCTGTGCAAAGCCTTCGGCCCTGCCGAATCGCTGGTGCTGGAAGACGTCGCCAGTCCTGTCGCGAAGAAGAATGAAATCCTGCTGGACGTGCACGCCGCCGGGGTCAACTTCCCGGACACGCTGATCATCGAGGGCAAGTACCAGTTCAAGCCGCCCTTCCCGTTCTCGCCGGGTGGCGAAGCGGCTGGCGTGGTCCGCGAAGTCGGCGAAAAGATCAGTCACCTCAAGATTGGCGACCGGGTCATGGCCCTGACCGGCTGGGGCAGCTTCGCCGAGCAGGTCGCAGTGCCGGGCTATAACGTGCTGCCGATCCCGCCGTCGATGGATTTCAACACCGCCGCCGCGTTCAGCATGACCTACGGCACGTCGATGCACGCGCTCAAGCAGCGCAGCAACCTGCAACCGGGGGAAACCCTGCTGGTGCTCGGTGCCTCCGGCGGTGTCGGCCTGGCTGCCGTGGAGATCGGCAAAGCCATGGGCGCCCGGGTCATCGCCGCCGCCAGCAGCGCCGAAAAACTCGCCGTGGCCAAAGCCGCCGGTGCCGACGAACTGATCAACTACAGCGAAACCAGCCTCAAGGACGAAATCAAGCGCCTGACCGACGGCCAGGGCGCCGACGTGATCTACGACCCGGTCGGCGGCGACCTGTTCGACCAGGCCATCCGCGCCATCGCCTGGAACGGCCGCCTGCTGGTGGTCGGTTTCGCCAGCGGACGCATCCCCGAACTGCCGGTCAACCTCGCCCTGCTCAAGGGCGCAGCGGTGCTCGGTGTGTTCTGGGGCTCTTTCGCCCAGCGCCAGCCACAGGACAACGCGGCGAACTTCCAGCAACTGTTCGGCTGGTTCGCCGAGGGCAAGCTGAAACCGCTGGTGTCGCAGGTCTATCCGCTGAGTGAGGCGGCACAGGCGATCAATGATCTTGGACAGCGCAAGGCTGTGGGCAAGGTTGTGGTGCAGGTGCGCTGA
- a CDS encoding flagellar basal body-associated protein FliL: MALKVRMLMRRLLAAAVIAVAVLGLIYADHPARSGLRNATVLIIRHAEKPTEGSVLNARGEERARAYADYFNPLKLDGQTLTPERLIAAGDTPESSRSRLTLTPLAERLNLSIEQPYINGDVHELVKLLRKSNQAPVILIAWHHGRINKLISAFGGDSTALMGQKKWPDEVYDWMLVLRFDDKGRIIKADSRKVLEHLLPGDAVDSPGNK, encoded by the coding sequence ATGGCTTTGAAGGTTCGCATGCTCATGCGCCGATTATTGGCGGCGGCGGTTATCGCCGTTGCGGTGCTGGGATTGATTTACGCCGATCACCCTGCCCGGTCCGGTTTGCGCAATGCCACGGTGCTGATCATCCGCCATGCGGAAAAGCCGACTGAAGGATCGGTGCTCAATGCCCGTGGCGAAGAACGGGCCCGCGCCTATGCCGACTACTTCAATCCATTGAAGCTCGATGGCCAGACGCTGACCCCGGAACGGCTGATCGCCGCCGGCGACACTCCCGAGAGCTCCCGCTCACGTTTGACCCTGACACCGCTGGCCGAGCGCCTTAACCTGTCTATCGAGCAGCCCTACATCAACGGCGACGTGCATGAACTGGTCAAGCTGTTGCGCAAGAGCAATCAGGCGCCGGTCATCCTGATCGCCTGGCACCACGGGCGCATCAACAAGCTGATCAGTGCGTTCGGTGGCGACAGCACGGCCCTGATGGGTCAGAAAAAATGGCCGGACGAGGTGTACGACTGGATGCTCGTGCTGCGTTTCGATGACAAGGGCCGGATCATCAAGGCTGATAGCCGGAAGGTTCTGGAACACCTGTTGCCGGGCGACGCTGTGGATTCTCCCGGCAACAAATGA
- the glpT gene encoding glycerol-3-phosphate transporter — translation MFAFFRPAAHQAPLPEEKIDSTYRRLRWQIFAGIFFGYAGYYLLRKNFSLAMPYLIDEGYTRGELGLAMSAIAIAYGLSKFLMGLVSDRSNPRYFLPFGLLVSAGVMFIFGFAPWATSSVTMMFILLFINGWAQGMGWPPSGRTMVHWWSQKERGGVVSVWNVAHNVGGGLIGPLFLIGMGLFNDWHAAFYVPAAVALAVAAFAFITMRDTPQSVGLPPIEKYKNDYPEGYDASHEDEFSAKEIFVKYVLRNKMLWYIAMANVFVYLLRYGVLDWAPTYLKEAKHFDVDKTSWAYFFYEWAGIPGTLLCGWMSDKIFRGNRGLTGMVFMALVTVATLVYWLNPAGNPTIDMIALFSIGFLIYGPVMLIGLQALELAPKKAAGTAAGFTGLFGYLGGSVAASAAMGYTVDHFGWDGGFVLLVGACLLSMAFLAPTLWHKQVASQSREAVA, via the coding sequence ATGTTTGCTTTCTTTCGACCTGCCGCACATCAGGCTCCATTGCCTGAAGAAAAAATAGACAGTACCTACCGACGCCTGCGCTGGCAGATCTTCGCCGGTATCTTCTTTGGCTACGCGGGTTACTACCTGCTGCGCAAAAACTTCTCCCTGGCCATGCCGTACCTGATCGACGAGGGTTACACCCGCGGCGAACTGGGTCTGGCGATGTCGGCCATCGCCATTGCCTACGGCTTGTCCAAGTTCCTCATGGGCCTGGTCTCCGACCGCTCCAACCCGCGCTACTTCCTGCCGTTCGGCCTGCTGGTTTCGGCGGGGGTGATGTTCATTTTCGGTTTCGCACCTTGGGCAACGTCCAGCGTGACCATGATGTTCATCCTGCTGTTCATCAACGGCTGGGCCCAGGGCATGGGCTGGCCGCCGAGCGGACGGACCATGGTGCACTGGTGGTCGCAGAAGGAGCGCGGCGGCGTGGTGTCCGTATGGAACGTGGCGCATAACGTCGGCGGTGGTCTGATCGGCCCGCTGTTCCTGATCGGCATGGGCCTGTTCAATGACTGGCACGCAGCGTTCTATGTACCGGCGGCGGTAGCCCTGGCGGTGGCGGCATTTGCCTTCATTACCATGCGTGACACCCCGCAATCGGTTGGCCTGCCGCCGATCGAGAAGTACAAGAACGACTACCCGGAAGGCTACGACGCCAGCCACGAAGACGAATTCAGCGCCAAGGAAATCTTCGTCAAATACGTGCTGCGCAACAAAATGCTCTGGTACATCGCCATGGCCAACGTGTTCGTCTACCTGCTGCGCTACGGCGTACTGGACTGGGCGCCGACCTACCTCAAGGAAGCCAAGCATTTCGATGTCGACAAGACTTCGTGGGCCTACTTCTTCTATGAGTGGGCGGGCATTCCGGGCACGCTGCTGTGCGGCTGGATGTCGGACAAGATCTTCCGTGGCAACCGTGGCCTGACCGGCATGGTGTTCATGGCCCTGGTGACCGTGGCGACCCTGGTTTACTGGCTGAACCCGGCCGGCAACCCGACCATCGACATGATCGCGCTGTTCTCCATCGGCTTCCTGATCTACGGCCCGGTGATGCTGATCGGCCTGCAGGCGCTGGAACTGGCACCGAAGAAAGCCGCCGGCACTGCCGCAGGCTTCACCGGTCTGTTCGGTTATCTGGGTGGTTCGGTCGCGGCCAGTGCCGCCATGGGCTACACCGTGGACCACTTCGGTTGGGATGGCGGTTTCGTGCTGCTGGTGGGCGCTTGCCTGCTGTCGATGGCCTTCCTGGCCCCGACCCTGTGGCACAAGCAAGTCGCCAGTCAGAGCCGCGAAGCAGTCGCCTGA
- a CDS encoding gamma-glutamylcyclotransferase, translated as MTAIESAFLNLAYPPRLDLGPQLTHEQLLASMQSTMARHKGGPVWLFAYGSLIWRPECSAVERVRGRVHGYHRGLYLWSHEHRGTPEMPGLVFGLDRGGSCSGFAYRLPEDNLDSALYALWKREMPFPSYRPHWLNCRLEDGSQVQALGFVLERHLPSYAGNLPDHVLSQVFESACGRYGTTRDYVEQTAHALRSHAMPDRNLEARLKRCKSKADQATASRL; from the coding sequence ATGACAGCCATAGAATCTGCTTTTCTGAATCTGGCTTACCCTCCGCGGCTCGATCTGGGTCCGCAGCTGACTCACGAACAACTTCTCGCTTCCATGCAATCGACCATGGCACGCCACAAGGGCGGGCCGGTGTGGCTGTTCGCGTATGGTTCGCTGATCTGGCGGCCTGAGTGTTCGGCGGTGGAGCGGGTGCGCGGGCGGGTGCATGGCTACCATCGCGGCTTGTATCTGTGGTCCCACGAACATCGCGGTACACCGGAAATGCCGGGGCTGGTATTCGGTCTGGATCGCGGCGGTTCGTGCAGCGGCTTTGCCTATCGGTTGCCGGAAGACAACCTCGACAGTGCGCTGTATGCGCTGTGGAAACGCGAGATGCCGTTCCCGTCCTATCGGCCACACTGGCTCAACTGCCGTCTCGAAGATGGCAGCCAGGTACAGGCGTTGGGATTCGTGTTGGAGCGACACCTGCCCAGCTATGCCGGCAATCTGCCGGATCACGTGCTGAGCCAGGTGTTCGAAAGCGCTTGCGGGCGTTATGGGACCACTCGCGATTATGTCGAGCAGACCGCCCACGCCCTGCGCAGCCACGCCATGCCAGACCGGAATCTGGAGGCGCGGCTCAAGCGCTGCAAGTCAAAAGCCGATCAGGCGACTGCTTCGCGGCTCTGA
- a CDS encoding sn-glycerol-3-phosphate transporter has protein sequence MNTKRLLAALLLIQTGQALATDDAREDKGFWYAQTSVYTKHYSPDPEHNNHQDLIGIERNQASGWVFGGATFRNSFSQRSNYAYAGKRFESADYPVYVKLTGGLLQGYRGDYKDKIPLNHFGVAPVIIPSIGTHYGPLGAELVFLGANAAMVTTGVRF, from the coding sequence ATGAACACAAAGAGGCTTTTGGCCGCACTTTTATTGATTCAGACCGGCCAGGCACTGGCCACGGATGACGCCCGGGAAGACAAAGGTTTCTGGTACGCACAAACCAGTGTCTACACCAAACATTACTCACCCGACCCCGAACACAATAATCATCAGGACTTGATCGGCATTGAACGCAATCAGGCTTCCGGCTGGGTATTTGGCGGGGCAACTTTCCGTAACTCGTTCAGCCAGCGCTCCAATTACGCCTATGCCGGCAAACGCTTCGAGAGCGCAGATTATCCGGTGTACGTGAAACTCACGGGCGGGTTGCTGCAGGGCTATCGGGGTGACTACAAGGACAAGATCCCGCTCAATCACTTCGGCGTTGCACCGGTGATCATTCCGTCGATTGGCACCCACTATGGCCCGCTGGGCGCCGAGCTGGTGTTTCTCGGCGCCAACGCGGCCATGGTGACGACGGGCGTACGCTTCTAA
- a CDS encoding CDP-6-deoxy-delta-3,4-glucoseen reductase, protein MRVTLQPSGAVLEIRPGERILDGARRLGYECPQSCRNGNCHVCAALLVEGRVEQAGKVHDHGEFYTCIAQPLEDCILLWDGVLALGELPVRSLSCQVIECRDVGGDTWRVRLRAPAGKPPRYHAGQYLMIERESGEKSAFSMASAPHGGRDLEIHVLAREASALSLIEQLQRNSMVRVELPFGDTHLAELPDGPLVLIAAGTGMGQIHSLIEHCRANGFKHPVHLYWGVRRPEDFYEIEHWDEWLKLPNLFLHKVVSDQCGWEGRCGMLHEAVCEDFPDLKSLHVYASGSPAMVYGTLDALVEAGMDAHQMRADVFAYAPRS, encoded by the coding sequence ATGCGTGTAACCCTGCAGCCCTCCGGAGCGGTGCTCGAGATACGGCCCGGAGAGCGGATTCTCGATGGTGCGCGGCGCCTGGGCTACGAATGCCCGCAAAGCTGCCGCAACGGCAATTGTCACGTATGCGCAGCGCTGCTGGTGGAAGGCCGGGTCGAACAGGCCGGCAAGGTGCATGACCACGGCGAGTTCTACACTTGCATAGCGCAGCCGCTGGAAGACTGCATCCTGCTGTGGGATGGCGTGCTTGCGCTGGGAGAACTGCCGGTGCGCAGCCTGTCGTGTCAGGTCATCGAATGCCGGGACGTCGGTGGCGATACCTGGCGCGTGCGCCTGCGGGCGCCGGCCGGCAAGCCGCCGCGTTATCACGCCGGTCAGTACCTGATGATCGAACGCGAGAGCGGCGAGAAGTCCGCCTTCTCCATGGCTTCCGCGCCCCACGGTGGGCGAGATCTGGAAATCCACGTCCTGGCCCGCGAAGCCAGTGCCCTGAGCCTGATCGAGCAACTGCAGCGCAATTCGATGGTGCGGGTCGAACTGCCGTTCGGCGACACCCATCTCGCGGAATTGCCGGACGGGCCGCTGGTGCTGATCGCCGCCGGCACCGGCATGGGGCAGATCCACAGCCTGATCGAACATTGCCGGGCCAACGGCTTCAAGCATCCGGTGCATTTGTACTGGGGTGTGCGTCGTCCGGAAGATTTCTACGAAATCGAGCATTGGGACGAATGGCTGAAGCTGCCCAACCTGTTCCTGCACAAGGTCGTCAGCGACCAGTGCGGCTGGGAAGGGCGCTGCGGGATGTTGCATGAGGCGGTGTGCGAGGACTTCCCGGATCTGAAATCGCTGCACGTCTACGCCAGCGGCTCGCCGGCGATGGTCTACGGCACGCTGGATGCGCTGGTGGAAGCCGGGATGGATGCCCACCAGATGCGCGCCGACGTGTTTGCGTATGCGCCGCGCTCTTGA